Proteins found in one Zea mays cultivar B73 chromosome 1, Zm-B73-REFERENCE-NAM-5.0, whole genome shotgun sequence genomic segment:
- the LOC103632029 gene encoding uncharacterized protein: MATSFDRWEKDPFFLAAEEVQESADRMESVYRVWVQERSGGDSEAASVTGGPTAAQLRRELHTALGTAKWQLDELARAVRSNDLVMSAGKDTRARHDDFVTAIGYRILEVENYLKESNLADGRGPLSWVHLDEDERDDLAAFLSASPFQQKDKVVTIPSAGDIEVGSNAARMKNDISTDSSKDSAGSTDLISGTAKQDLHRGHRRAASASADIGSWSMSIPNECEGTTEQLSDGSDKLPLHKIVKTCALTSTLQSKTRTKWKNGAVRWAGSNQQDVEEAIPLNTSQLSQGLEECFERNKSCLSTCDEHTYNKKLHGWLGALRRQLQRSQYQIQYGHHIQLIVLALAALVIIVCIVRTIW, from the exons ATGGCGACGTCGTTCGACCGCTGGGAGAAGGACCCCTTCTTCCTCGCCGCCGAGGAGGTCCAGGAATCCGCCGATCG GATGGAATCGGTTTATCGGGTATGGGTGCAGGAGAGGAGCGGGGGCGATTCCGAGGCGGCAAGCGTCACTGGAGGCCCTACAGCTGCGCAGCTTCGCCGCGAGCTGCACACGGCGCTTGGTACCGCCAAGTGGCAG CTTGATGAACTGGCGCGGGCAGTCAGATCGAACGATCTGGTTATGTCAGCAGGAAAAGACACAAGGGCTAGGCATGATGATTTTGTTACAGCAATCGGCTATCGCATATTAGAGGTCGAGAACTACTTGAAAGAATCCAATCTTGCGGACGGGAGGGGGCCATTGAGCTGGGTTCACTTGGATGAGGATGAAAGGGACGACCTTGCAGCTTTTCTATCTGCCAGTCCTTTTCAACAGAAAGACAAAGTGGTCACAATTCCTTCAGCAGGTGACATTGAAGTGGGCAGCAATGCAGCAAGGatgaaaaatgatatatcaactgACAGCTCCAAGGATTCAGCTGGTTCCACGGATTTGATTTCAGGCACAGCAAAGCAAGATTTGCATCGTGGGCACAGAAGAGCAGCTAGTGCCAGTGCTGATATAGGCTCATGGAGCATGTCAATCCCTAATGAATGTGAAGGAACTACAGAACAGTTATCTGATGGCTCAGACAAATTGCCTTTGCATAAGATAGTGAAAACATGTGCTTTGACAAGTACCTTGCAATCTAAGACTAGAACGAAGTGGAAAAATGGAGCTGTTAGGTGGGCAGGCAGTAACCAACAGGATGTTGAAGAGGCTATCCCTCTGAATACTTCTCAGTTGAGTCAG GGCTTAGAGGAATGCTTTGAAAGGAACAAGAGTTGCTTAAGTACATGTGATGAGCATACATACAATAAGAAACTTCATGGTTGGCTCGGAGCCCTTCGTAGACAACTTCAAAGGTCTCAGTACCAAATTCAATATGGGCATCATATTCAATTGATTGTTTTGGCACTTGCTGCCCTTGTAATCA TTGTATGCATAGTGAGGACAATCTGGTGA
- the LOC100274167 gene encoding putative RING zinc finger domain superfamily protein, which translates to MTSASELFTARRAARGARLSDLDLDPHADALRDQHGLGARHRRRGCRPRRQLDAAGDVRQHLHTGAPPPRRRGSYTDQILSYIDNNNLGVGDSAARRNRLDRLMFRTNERLPGAVLQAQARVLERLRGISLGSSVSRPSISLDEFSASDVFRIIDFRNREARHEENRHHSSSFHPSSESDEERPTVGSTHSNRSTGLTKAAFLRLQVEIFEASKDDSREASPECSICLDGFYDGDELIRLRCGHRFHSTCLEPWARKCADCPYCRTNIRSRS; encoded by the exons ATGACGAGCGCCTCCGAGCTCTTCACCGCGCGCCGTGCCGCCCGTGGGGCCCGCCTCTCCGACCTCGACCTGGATCCGCACGCCGACGCGCTCCGGGACCAGCACGGACTTGGCGCCCGGCACCGGCGCCGCGGGTGCCGCCCGCGACGCCAGCTCGACGCCGCCGGGGACGTGCGGCAGCACCTGCACACCGGGGCCCCGCCACCGCGTCGCCGCGGGTCGTACACC GATCAGATCTTATCGTACATAGACAACAACAACCTTGGGGTTGGGGATTCTGCAGCTCGGAGGAACAGACTTGATAGGCTGATGTTCAGGACAAATGAGCGGCTTCCTGGTGCTGTACTGCAAGCACAAGCGCGTGTCCTGGAGAGACTCAGAGGCATTTCTCTTGGTTCATCTGTGTCCAGGCCATCCATCTCATTAGATGAATTTTCAGCTAGCGATGTATTCAGAATCATCGACTTCAGAAACAGGGAAGCACGGCATGAAGAAAATCGGCACCACTCATCGTCGTTCCACCCAAGCAGTGAATCAGATGAAGAAAGACCAACCGTCGGTTCCACTCACTCCAACCGGTCAACCGGACTTACCAAGGCAGCTTTCCTGCGTCTGCAGGTCGAGATTTTTGAGGCTAGCAAAGATGATAGCAGAGAGGCATCGCCTGAATGTTCTATTTGCCTTGATGGATTTTACGATGGAGATGAGCTGATAAGGTTGCGCTGTGGGCACAGGTTCCACTCGACATGCTTGGAGCCATGGGCGCGGAAATGTGCAGACTGCCCATACTGTCGAACGAACATACGGTCACGATCCTGA
- the LOC100285938 gene encoding BTB/POZ domain-containing protein SR1IP1 translates to MEERRLDTPAMRRISEWILSLEFPSDITIQVGEATFNLHKLPLASRCGYIREQVSGINGSRVTHIDITGLPGGAAAFELVTKFCYGENFELTEDNVAMLRCAAEHLQMTDDDSRGGNLAGRTEAYLEAVALMSLAGAVTVLRRSEDLLPVSEEVDLVGRCVDAIAYFTCNDSQFSMSNGNGMDVSSSKVIIDDWLADELTSLRIDTFQRVVIAMKARGFKGIALGTLIMLYAQKSLRTLDTHGREKQKMEPRQEHEKRVVLETIVTLLPKERNSMSVSFLSMLLRAALCLDTTLACRLDLEKRMAAQLGQAVLDDLLIPIFLPDAGNTFDVDAVQRILVGYLEHEAEADRLDYNTDDDFTSTASPPNDVGMVGKLMESYLAEIASDVDLPVDKFTGLAEMIPERARFNDDGMYRSIDIYLKAHPYLSEAERKTVCRVMDCQKLSREACAHAAQNNRLPVQTVVQVLHHEQRRLREAPTSSFYGGESPTPAPSLQGRHGRSVPDEMSQLQRENEELKMELLRLKMNLRDPSAPPQHSDAPPSGRRPLPKKAAGGSGGFINNVSKKLGRLNPFLRPDAVGGAKVRTKPSRTKDRRHSIG, encoded by the exons ATGGAGGAGCGCCGGCTCGACACGCCGGCGATGAGGAGAATCAGCGAGTG GATTCTTTCACTAGAGTTCCCAAGCGATATTACCATCCAGGTTGGGGAGGCGACCTTCAACTTGCACAAG CTCCCGTTGGCATCGAGGTGCGGCTACATAAGGGAGCAGGTGTCGGGGATCAATGGCTCCAGGGTCACCCACATCGACATCACGGGCTTGCCGGGCGGCGCCGCGGCGTTCGAGCTCGTCACCAAATTCTGCTACGGCGAGAACTTCGAGCTCACGGAGGACAACGTCGCCATGCTGCGGTGCGCCGCCGAGCACCTGCAGATGACCGACGACGACAGCAGGGGCGGGAACCTGGCCGGCAGGACCGAGGCCTACCTGGAGGCCGTGGCGCTGATGAGCCTCGCGGGCGCGGTCACCGTGCTCCGGAGGTCGGAGGACCTCCTCCCGGTGTCCGAGGAGGTGGACCTCGTCGGCAGGTGCGTCGACGCCATCGCCTACTTCACCTGCAACGACAGTCAGTTCAGCATGTCCAACGGTAACGGCATGGACGTGTCGTCGTCCAAGGTCATCATCGATGATTGGTTGGCTGACGAGCTCACGTCGCTGCGGATTGACACGTTCCAGAGAGTCGTAATTGCCATGAAGGCGAGGGGGTTCAAGGGCATTGCTCTGGGCACGCTCATCATGCTCTATGCGCAGAAGTCGCTGCGAACGCTG GACACACACGGAAGGGAGAAGCAAAAGATGGAGCCGAGGCAGGAACACGAGAAGCGTGTGGTGCTTGAGACCATCGTGACTCTGCTGCCCAAGGAGAGGAACTCCATGTCCGTGAGCTTCCTCTCGATGCTGCTTCGAGCAGCGCTGTGCCTGGACACGACCCTGGCGTGCCGGCTCGACCTCGAGAAGCGGATGGCCGCGCAGCTCGGGCAGGCCGTGCTCGACGACCTCCTGATCCCGATCTTCTTGCCCGACGCCGGCAACACGTTCGACGTCGACGCGGTCCAGAGGATCCTGGTCGGGTACCTGGAGCACGAGGCCGAGGCGGACCGGCTGGACTACAACACCGACGACGACTTCACCTCGACGGCGTCGCCGCCCAACGACGTCGGAATGGTCGGCAAGCTCATGGAGTCCTACCTGGCTGAGATCGCCTCGGACGTGGACCTGCCCGTTGACAAGTTCACCGGCCTCGCCGAGATGATCCCGGAACGCGCTAGGTTCAACGACGACGGCATGTACCGTTCCATCGACATCTACTTGAAG GCGCATCCGTATCTGAGCGAGGCCGAGCGGAAGACGGTGTGCCGGGTGATGGACTGCCAGAAGCTGTCGCGCGAGGCGTGCGCGCACGCGGCGCAGAACAATCGGCTGCCAGTGCAGACAGTGGTGCAGGTTCTCCACCACGAGCAGCGGCGCCTGCGCGAGGCCCCTACGTCGTCGTTCTACGGCGGCGAGTCCCCGACCCCGGCGCCGAGCCTCCAGGGCCGGCACGGCCGGAGCGTGCCGGACGAGATGTCACAGCTGCAGCGGGAGAACGAGGAGCTCAAGATGGAGCTGCTGCGGCTGAAGATGAACCTGAGGGACCCGTCGGCGCCCCCGCAGCACAGCGACGCTCCACCATCGGGGCGCCGCCCGCTGCCGAAGAAGGCGGCAGGCGGCAGCGGGGGGTTCATTAACAACGTGTCCAAGAAGCTCGGGCGGCTGAACCCGTTCCTGCGGCCTGACGCCGTGGGTGGCGCCAAAGTGCGCACCAAGCCGTCCAGGACCAAGGATCGGAGGCACTCCATCGGCTAG